One Actinomyces respiraculi DNA window includes the following coding sequences:
- the rpsR gene encoding 30S ribosomal protein S18 has product MAKPQLRKPKKKLGPVKAIRVGTIDYKDTATLRKFISDRGKIRARRVTGVSVQDQRKIAKAVKNAREMALLPYSSSAR; this is encoded by the coding sequence ATGGCGAAGCCTCAGCTTCGTAAGCCGAAGAAGAAGCTCGGCCCGGTCAAGGCGATCAGGGTCGGCACTATCGACTACAAGGACACCGCCACCCTGCGGAAGTTCATCTCGGACCGCGGCAAGATCCGCGCCCGCCGCGTCACCGGCGTCTCCGTCCAGGACCAGCGCAAGATCGCCAAGGCCGTCAAGAACGCCCGCGAGATGGCCCTGCTGCCCTACTCGAGCTCTGCTCGTTGA
- a CDS encoding single-stranded DNA-binding protein yields the protein MAGDTVITIIGNLTAKPEIRYTNSGAPVASFTIASTPRTFNRQANEWQEGQTLFMRCSAWRDMAENVADSLDKGMRVIAQGRLQQRSYTDREGAQRTVVEMQVDEIGPSLWRAKAQVTRTPGGGQGGGHGGYNQGGGQQGGYQGGGQGGYGGGQQASYNAPSGGATDDPWATGGATNFGDEPPF from the coding sequence ATGGCTGGCGACACCGTCATCACAATCATCGGCAACCTCACGGCCAAGCCGGAGATCCGCTACACCAACTCCGGCGCGCCGGTGGCGTCCTTCACCATCGCGTCGACGCCGCGGACCTTCAACCGCCAGGCGAACGAGTGGCAGGAGGGCCAGACGCTGTTCATGCGCTGCTCTGCCTGGCGCGATATGGCGGAGAACGTTGCTGACAGCCTGGACAAGGGCATGCGCGTCATCGCCCAGGGCCGCCTGCAGCAGCGTTCCTACACGGACCGCGAGGGCGCCCAGCGCACCGTCGTGGAGATGCAGGTCGACGAGATCGGCCCGTCCCTGTGGCGCGCCAAGGCTCAGGTCACCCGCACTCCGGGTGGCGGCCAGGGTGGCGGCCACGGAGGCTACAACCAGGGTGGCGGCCAGCAGGGCGGCTACCAGGGTGGTGGCCAGGGTGGCTACGGCGGAGGCCAGCAGGCCTCGTATAACGCCCCCTCCGGTGGCGCCACGGATGACCCGTGGGCCACGGGCGGTGCCACCAACTTCGGCGACGAGCCCCCGTTCTGA
- the rpsF gene encoding 30S ribosomal protein S6, whose protein sequence is MRHYEIMIILEPETDERTVAASLEKLLQVVPSNGGTVDKVDVWGKRRLAYDIKKKSEGFYVVVDMTTTPAIAQELDRQLGLNESVLRTKLLRPEA, encoded by the coding sequence ATGCGTCATTACGAGATCATGATCATTCTCGAGCCCGAGACCGACGAGCGCACCGTCGCCGCGTCTCTCGAGAAGCTGCTGCAGGTCGTTCCCAGCAACGGGGGCACCGTCGACAAGGTCGACGTCTGGGGCAAGCGCCGTCTTGCGTACGACATCAAGAAGAAGTCCGAGGGCTTCTACGTCGTCGTCGACATGACCACCACGCCGGCCATCGCCCAGGAGCTCGACCGCCAGCTCGGCCTCAACGAGTCCGTCCTGCGCACGAAGCTGCTGCGTCCCGAGGCCTGA
- a CDS encoding transglycosylase domain-containing protein → MRWLPGWRFLLGSFFLLIAALATTFIVAYSVIDVPEPSEFAQAQSTTVYYADGVTPMGTFAEVDRTIIDTSTLPDYVGNAVVASEDRTFWTNSGVDPKGILRALWNNLSGGGRQGASTLTQQYIKNYYVDTTSSYLGKFQQAIMAIKIDRELPKEQILDSYLNTVYFGRGAYGIEAASQAFFGHPASELTVAESALLAGILPAPSAWDPAVDPEQAAARFERVLDLMLEDGRITQAERDAAVMPETIADNNEQVYGGPNGYLLQLARAELQADAGLTAEQIDTGGYTIVTTINKTDQDAAVAAVNNLPEGHSENLRVALVSIDSATGGIRALYGGSDYLTNQVNAATDAIAQAGSTFKPFALVAALENGATLANGYSGASPMEIDGNTFRNYGDVSYPWSDLVKMTAYSINTSYVQLNYDLGAQVTNEVAVRAGYPKDTYGLDAYAQNVLGSAAPRTIDIATAYATFSAQGVRHDTHIVASVTNSAGSVAYQPSTDGERVFDTGVMADATYAMQQVVQYGSGTTALELGRPVAAKTGSSSDNKSAQFVGYTPQITTAVTLYQTGADGSEESITPWGEYEEITGSTYPADIFTEYMATALADLPVVGFPDRTAGSYKRGGLFGTPQPEATLTPTPAEEPIPVQTAEVPAEPEQTAPPTQPVGPPPAPEPTQQVPTQPSDEGSEAPTRGPGG, encoded by the coding sequence ATGCGCTGGCTGCCCGGCTGGCGCTTCCTCCTGGGCTCCTTCTTCCTCCTCATCGCCGCCCTGGCCACCACCTTCATCGTCGCCTACAGCGTCATTGACGTCCCCGAGCCCAGTGAGTTCGCCCAGGCCCAGTCCACCACCGTCTACTACGCCGACGGCGTAACCCCGATGGGCACCTTCGCTGAGGTCGACCGCACCATCATCGACACCTCGACCCTGCCGGACTACGTCGGCAACGCCGTCGTCGCCAGTGAGGACCGCACCTTCTGGACCAACAGCGGTGTCGACCCCAAGGGCATCCTCCGCGCCCTGTGGAACAACCTGAGCGGCGGCGGCAGACAGGGCGCCTCCACCCTCACCCAGCAGTACATCAAGAACTACTACGTCGACACGACCAGCTCCTACCTCGGCAAGTTCCAGCAGGCCATCATGGCCATCAAGATCGACCGTGAGCTGCCCAAGGAGCAGATCCTCGACTCCTACCTCAACACCGTCTACTTCGGCCGTGGCGCCTACGGCATTGAGGCCGCCTCTCAGGCCTTCTTCGGCCACCCCGCGAGTGAACTGACGGTCGCCGAGTCCGCCCTGCTCGCCGGCATCCTGCCCGCCCCCAGCGCCTGGGACCCCGCCGTCGACCCCGAGCAGGCCGCCGCGCGCTTCGAGCGCGTCCTCGACCTCATGCTTGAGGACGGCCGCATCACTCAGGCTGAGCGCGACGCCGCCGTCATGCCCGAGACCATCGCCGACAACAACGAGCAGGTCTACGGCGGTCCCAACGGCTACCTCCTGCAGTTGGCACGCGCCGAGCTCCAGGCCGACGCCGGCCTGACCGCCGAGCAGATCGACACCGGCGGCTACACCATCGTCACCACCATCAACAAGACGGATCAGGACGCCGCCGTCGCCGCCGTCAACAACCTCCCCGAGGGGCACTCCGAGAACCTCAGGGTCGCCCTGGTCTCCATCGACTCCGCCACCGGTGGGATCCGCGCCCTCTACGGAGGCTCGGACTACCTCACCAACCAGGTCAACGCCGCCACCGACGCCATCGCCCAGGCCGGCTCGACCTTCAAGCCCTTCGCCCTCGTTGCCGCCCTCGAGAACGGTGCCACCCTCGCCAACGGCTACAGCGGCGCCTCCCCCATGGAGATCGACGGCAACACCTTCAGGAACTACGGCGACGTGTCCTATCCGTGGTCGGACCTGGTGAAGATGACGGCTTACTCGATCAACACCTCCTACGTCCAGCTCAACTATGACCTGGGTGCGCAGGTCACCAACGAGGTCGCCGTGCGCGCCGGCTACCCCAAGGACACCTACGGCCTGGACGCCTACGCCCAGAACGTCCTGGGCTCCGCCGCGCCGCGCACGATCGACATCGCCACCGCCTACGCGACCTTCTCCGCCCAGGGCGTGCGCCATGACACGCACATCGTCGCCTCGGTGACGAACTCCGCGGGCTCGGTCGCCTACCAGCCCTCGACGGACGGTGAGCGGGTCTTCGACACCGGCGTCATGGCGGACGCCACCTACGCGATGCAGCAGGTCGTCCAGTACGGCTCCGGCACGACGGCCCTCGAGCTCGGCCGGCCGGTCGCCGCCAAGACGGGCTCGTCGTCGGACAACAAGTCCGCCCAGTTCGTCGGCTACACCCCCCAGATCACAACGGCCGTCACCCTGTACCAGACGGGCGCGGACGGCTCGGAGGAGTCGATCACCCCCTGGGGCGAGTACGAGGAGATCACCGGCTCCACCTACCCTGCTGACATCTTCACCGAGTACATGGCCACCGCGCTCGCGGACCTGCCTGTGGTGGGCTTCCCCGACCGCACCGCGGGCTCCTACAAGCGCGGCGGCCTGTTCGGCACTCCCCAGCCCGAGGCGACGCTGACGCCGACCCCCGCCGAGGAGCCCATCCCGGTCCAGACGGCTGAGGTGCCCGCCGAGCCTGAGCAGACGGCGCCGCCGACCCAGCCTGTCGGGCCACCGCCCGCGCCGGAGCCGACGCAGCAGGTGCCGACGCAGCCGTCGGATGAGGGGTCCGAGGCCCCCACCCGGGGCCCGGGGGGATAG
- a CDS encoding cation-translocating P-type ATPase, which translates to MTSDHSVRQGEIMTIPPTAPWSETAEAVTSAVGTDPAVGLSPEEAARRLTADGPNELPSKPPTPAWRRFLAQFQDPLVYLLIAAILISAIAWVLEGAHGVPVDSLVILAVITLNAVLGFVQESKAADAVAALSAMTEAQSTVLRGGSRVLVPSRELVVGDVLLLGEGDQVGADARLTQSAALRVIESSLTGEADAVAKTSQAVGADTDLADRTCMVYRGTSVAQGTGRAVVTATGANTEMGAIAQMLDSVEEEPTPLSREITQISKMLGLIVVIIAVVTVATLLLLADDLTSHTVIDALLLGVSLAVAAVPEGLPAILSVVLALGVQRMALHQAVVKKLTSVETLGSASVICSDKTGTLTRSEMTIQEVVTLSGDAVVTGIGYVPEGEVSPDADGDGVPDVEELVGDHLAEVTVVLSGGAMASDAELAADAGVWSVIGDPTEGAFLVAERKLGTNGHREGRFERVGEVPFTSERKLMSVIYTDAHHEGRMTIISKGAPDVLLERCTHVRRGAGEEELDDGVRRHFADAIAAMSGRALRTLGVASRLLTAEESATVSKALAAGGDADFSGLERDLVMAGVVGIIDPPRPEAAAAVAEAHRAGIRVLMITGDHPATAGRIAADLGIAEAGASVLTGRELSTMDDAALSEAVARTSVYARVAPEHKMRIVAALKSQGHTVSMTGDGVNDAPALRRADIGVAMGITGTQVTKEAATMVLADDNFATIVAAVAEGRRIFDNIKKFLRYLLSSNMGEVITVFGGVVLAGVMGLSDHSTSGVVLPLVATQILWINLVTDSGPALAMGVDPSVEDVMGRAPRKPTDRVIDASMWAGVIMIGAVMGLATLATLDIFLPGGLIDVAGMSVDDLTTARTAAFTTLVFAQLFNTVNSRSESVSAFSHLFVNRWLWGAIALGVMLQVAVVEVPLLQTAFSTASLDLTHWAVCLAMGSLVLWFDELRKVVRRARARS; encoded by the coding sequence ATGACATCCGACCACTCGGTCCGCCAGGGTGAGATCATGACGATCCCACCCACCGCCCCCTGGAGCGAGACCGCCGAGGCGGTCACCTCCGCCGTCGGAACTGACCCCGCTGTCGGCCTGAGTCCCGAGGAGGCGGCGCGCCGGCTCACCGCCGACGGGCCCAACGAGCTGCCCTCGAAGCCGCCGACACCCGCCTGGCGACGCTTCCTCGCCCAGTTCCAGGACCCGCTCGTCTACCTACTCATCGCCGCCATCCTCATCTCGGCCATCGCCTGGGTCCTCGAGGGCGCCCACGGCGTGCCGGTGGACTCCCTCGTCATCCTGGCCGTCATCACCCTCAACGCGGTCCTCGGCTTCGTCCAGGAGAGCAAGGCGGCCGACGCCGTCGCCGCCCTGTCCGCCATGACCGAGGCCCAGTCCACCGTGCTGCGTGGCGGCAGCCGCGTCCTCGTGCCCTCCCGCGAGCTCGTCGTCGGAGACGTCCTGCTCCTGGGTGAGGGCGACCAGGTGGGGGCCGACGCGCGCCTGACCCAGTCGGCGGCGCTGCGCGTCATCGAGTCCTCCCTCACCGGAGAGGCCGACGCCGTCGCCAAGACCTCGCAGGCCGTAGGCGCGGACACGGACCTCGCCGACCGCACCTGCATGGTCTACCGTGGCACCTCCGTCGCCCAGGGCACGGGTCGCGCCGTCGTCACCGCCACCGGCGCGAACACGGAGATGGGCGCCATCGCCCAGATGCTCGACTCGGTCGAGGAGGAGCCCACGCCCCTGTCGCGCGAGATCACCCAGATCTCCAAGATGCTCGGCCTCATCGTCGTCATCATCGCCGTCGTCACCGTGGCCACGCTGCTGCTGCTCGCCGACGACCTGACCAGTCACACCGTCATCGATGCCCTCCTGCTGGGCGTGTCCCTCGCCGTCGCCGCCGTGCCCGAGGGTCTTCCTGCGATCCTGTCGGTGGTGCTCGCGCTGGGCGTGCAGCGCATGGCCCTGCACCAGGCGGTCGTCAAGAAGCTCACGAGCGTCGAGACGCTCGGCTCCGCCTCGGTCATCTGCTCGGACAAGACCGGCACGCTCACCCGCTCGGAGATGACGATTCAGGAGGTCGTCACCCTCTCCGGCGACGCCGTCGTCACCGGTATCGGTTATGTGCCCGAGGGGGAGGTCTCCCCCGACGCCGACGGCGACGGCGTGCCCGACGTCGAGGAGCTCGTCGGCGACCACCTCGCCGAGGTCACGGTGGTGCTCTCCGGTGGCGCCATGGCCTCCGACGCCGAGCTCGCCGCCGACGCGGGCGTGTGGTCCGTCATCGGCGACCCCACCGAGGGCGCCTTCCTCGTCGCGGAGCGCAAGCTCGGCACCAACGGTCACCGCGAGGGCCGCTTCGAGCGCGTCGGGGAGGTTCCCTTCACCTCCGAGCGCAAGCTCATGAGCGTCATCTACACCGACGCCCACCACGAGGGGAGGATGACGATCATCTCCAAGGGCGCCCCGGACGTCCTGCTTGAGCGCTGCACGCATGTGCGACGGGGCGCGGGTGAGGAGGAGCTGGACGACGGCGTGCGCCGTCACTTCGCGGATGCCATCGCTGCGATGTCGGGGCGGGCGCTGCGCACTCTCGGTGTCGCCTCGCGTCTGCTGACGGCCGAGGAGAGCGCCACGGTCAGCAAGGCGCTGGCAGCCGGCGGGGACGCCGACTTCTCCGGCCTGGAGCGCGACCTGGTCATGGCGGGCGTTGTCGGGATCATCGACCCGCCGCGCCCCGAGGCGGCGGCCGCCGTCGCCGAGGCCCACCGTGCGGGCATCCGCGTGCTCATGATCACCGGCGACCACCCGGCCACCGCCGGGCGCATTGCCGCGGACCTTGGGATCGCCGAGGCCGGGGCGAGCGTCCTCACTGGCCGCGAGCTGTCCACCATGGACGACGCCGCCCTGAGCGAGGCGGTGGCGCGCACGAGCGTGTACGCGCGCGTCGCGCCCGAGCACAAGATGCGCATCGTGGCCGCCCTGAAGTCCCAGGGTCACACGGTCTCCATGACGGGTGACGGCGTTAACGACGCCCCGGCGCTGCGCCGCGCGGATATCGGGGTGGCCATGGGGATCACCGGCACTCAGGTGACGAAGGAGGCCGCGACGATGGTCCTGGCGGACGACAACTTCGCCACGATCGTTGCCGCCGTCGCCGAGGGGCGGCGCATCTTCGACAACATCAAGAAGTTCCTGCGCTATCTGCTGTCGTCGAACATGGGCGAGGTCATCACCGTCTTCGGTGGCGTGGTGCTCGCCGGGGTCATGGGGCTGAGTGACCACTCGACGTCGGGCGTGGTGCTGCCGCTGGTGGCCACCCAGATCCTGTGGATCAACCTTGTGACCGACTCCGGTCCGGCCCTGGCCATGGGTGTGGACCCGAGTGTGGAGGACGTCATGGGGCGCGCGCCGCGCAAGCCCACCGACCGGGTCATCGACGCCTCGATGTGGGCGGGCGTCATCATGATCGGTGCGGTCATGGGCTTGGCGACGCTGGCGACCCTCGACATCTTCCTGCCCGGTGGCCTCATCGACGTCGCGGGGATGTCCGTGGATGACCTGACGACGGCACGCACGGCCGCCTTTACCACCCTGGTGTTCGCCCAGCTGTTCAACACGGTCAACTCCCGCTCGGAGAGCGTGTCCGCCTTCAGTCACCTGTTCGTCAACCGCTGGCTGTGGGGCGCGATCGCGCTGGGCGTCATGCTCCAGGTGGCGGTTGTGGAGGTGCCGCTGCTGCAGACGGCATTCTCGACGGCGTCGCTCGACCTCACCCACTGGGCGGTGTGTCTGGCGATGGGTTCGCTTGTCCTGTGGTTCGACGAGCTGCGCAAGGTGGTGCGCCGGGCCCGCGCGAGGTCCTGA
- a CDS encoding response regulator — protein sequence MSSSTDSPVAGTSSSPPAGPIRVLLVDDDPLTRSAIRQFLRPPDRFTVVGECADGEQAVEAVEGLPVDVVLMDLGMPVMDGVEATRRICAAPTAPQVVVLTTWDVDDAVVRAIEAGASGYLLKVEAPGQLAAALTRVVTGEPVLSPGAMRQLLEHVRTQQTGPDGPWPPTDEATPSTGLMPQTGPTSGPTAGVELTPREREAVAGAAEGLSNEEIGARLYVSASTVKTLLSSAQGRLGARNRTQVAVLAVRGGLI from the coding sequence GTGTCCTCCAGCACTGACTCCCCGGTCGCCGGCACCTCCTCCTCCCCGCCGGCGGGGCCGATCCGCGTGCTCCTCGTCGACGACGACCCCCTGACCCGTTCGGCCATCCGTCAGTTCCTGCGTCCGCCCGACCGCTTCACCGTCGTCGGCGAGTGTGCCGACGGCGAGCAGGCCGTCGAGGCCGTCGAAGGGCTCCCGGTGGACGTCGTCCTCATGGACCTGGGCATGCCGGTGATGGACGGCGTGGAGGCGACCCGACGTATCTGCGCCGCGCCGACCGCCCCGCAGGTCGTCGTGCTCACGACGTGGGACGTGGACGACGCCGTCGTGCGAGCGATCGAGGCGGGTGCCTCCGGCTACCTGCTCAAGGTCGAGGCGCCGGGGCAGCTGGCGGCGGCGCTCACGCGGGTCGTCACCGGTGAGCCGGTCCTCTCCCCGGGGGCGATGCGCCAGCTCCTCGAGCACGTGCGGACCCAGCAGACCGGCCCCGACGGTCCGTGGCCCCCCACGGACGAGGCGACGCCGTCGACCGGGCTGATGCCCCAGACCGGGCCGACGTCGGGACCGACCGCGGGGGTGGAGCTCACCCCGCGCGAGCGGGAGGCGGTGGCCGGTGCCGCCGAGGGGCTGAGCAACGAGGAGATCGGAGCGCGGCTCTACGTCTCCGCGTCCACCGTCAAGACCCTGCTGAGCAGCGCGCAGGGGCGGCTCGGGGCGCGCAACCGGACCCAGGTGGCCGTCCTCGCGGTACGCGGGGGGCTCATCTGA
- a CDS encoding sensor histidine kinase: MNVSQPTLLDVLAVLAMFATFPALGLRLRWPRQVTTASALAALVLKMDVTVGLAAFTTVVRRAAGVRDPAPWSLGGLLWLATTVAVWRDASRASTGNSMLGTLLFSGNDGVGEVPWGAIPITSVLLMAVPVVVGFVLRSRDIDVEARVRAAAAVRQAEYQAQAHARTSTRLADRVDLQEERERVAREVHDGLGHRLSLLAMHAGALEVAVGDPSDRPTPASVQDSARLLREEAQGAMTDLRSLLAVLREPMGSVEPAPRLQDLRDVVDRVLAARQPLSSSIYLERASEADEVLSRAVYRIVQESLTNARKYAPQSVVRLRVEGGPDTGVDITCSNPVPRTAAMTAAPGAVGADAGAGNDPGTGPAPRSPSGGSGLNGMAKRAQICGGTFHADVDERGDFVVSCHLPWRSA, encoded by the coding sequence ATGAATGTGAGCCAACCGACGCTGCTCGACGTCCTCGCCGTGCTCGCCATGTTCGCCACATTCCCCGCCCTCGGCCTGCGCCTGCGGTGGCCGAGACAGGTGACGACCGCCTCCGCGCTCGCGGCCCTCGTCCTCAAGATGGACGTCACCGTCGGCCTCGCGGCCTTCACGACCGTGGTGCGCCGGGCCGCGGGCGTGCGCGACCCGGCGCCGTGGAGCCTTGGGGGCCTGCTGTGGCTCGCGACCACCGTCGCGGTCTGGCGGGACGCGAGCCGGGCGTCGACGGGGAACTCGATGCTCGGCACCCTCCTCTTCTCAGGCAACGACGGGGTCGGGGAGGTCCCGTGGGGCGCCATTCCCATCACCTCCGTGCTCCTCATGGCCGTACCGGTCGTCGTCGGGTTCGTGCTGCGTAGCCGTGATATCGACGTGGAGGCTCGGGTGCGGGCGGCGGCCGCGGTGCGCCAGGCGGAGTACCAGGCCCAGGCGCACGCCCGGACCTCGACGCGCCTGGCGGACAGGGTCGATCTCCAGGAGGAGCGCGAGCGCGTCGCCCGGGAGGTTCATGACGGCCTCGGCCACCGCCTCTCCCTGCTCGCCATGCACGCAGGAGCCCTCGAGGTCGCCGTCGGGGACCCGTCCGACAGGCCCACCCCGGCGTCGGTCCAGGACTCGGCTCGGCTCCTGCGCGAGGAGGCGCAGGGCGCCATGACGGACCTGCGCTCCCTGCTCGCGGTCCTGCGCGAGCCGATGGGCAGCGTGGAGCCGGCCCCGCGACTGCAGGACCTGCGCGACGTGGTTGACCGCGTCCTCGCGGCCCGGCAGCCCCTGAGCTCCTCGATCTACCTCGAGCGCGCCTCCGAGGCGGATGAGGTCCTCTCCCGTGCCGTCTACCGCATCGTCCAGGAGTCGCTGACGAACGCGCGCAAGTACGCCCCGCAGAGCGTCGTGCGCCTGCGCGTCGAGGGCGGTCCGGACACGGGCGTCGACATCACGTGCTCCAACCCGGTCCCGCGGACTGCCGCGATGACCGCCGCACCGGGGGCGGTCGGGGCCGACGCCGGGGCCGGCAACGATCCGGGGACTGGGCCGGCGCCACGGTCCCCGTCAGGTGGCTCCGGCCTCAACGGCATGGCGAAGCGTGCGCAGATCTGCGGCGGCACCTTCCATGCCGACGTCGACGAGCGCGGCGACTTCGTCGTCTCCTGCCACCTGCCGTGGCGCAGCGCATGA
- a CDS encoding DUF4352 domain-containing protein, whose amino-acid sequence MATPPPTAPSAPYPHSPVPPSNPGPQPFAPKRSWFARHKVLTGLGAVVVIGAVASALGGGHGTSSTAGPHADGTTVASAPATPSDPAQADTAQDSEETTEEAGSEVTFPGMKSGDVVASGGETVTSDDVQITTTALTAGDATLGPTACTSVTIVNNSKNPLDVNAFDFTLQTPTGAIINPTFSGTDNFLQSSTLIAGGTVTGDVCFDQDLTGGGQYVVLYKPTLSFFKDRVAWVNTL is encoded by the coding sequence ATGGCCACGCCGCCCCCTACCGCCCCGTCCGCCCCCTACCCGCACTCCCCTGTGCCGCCCTCGAACCCCGGCCCTCAGCCCTTCGCGCCCAAGCGCTCCTGGTTCGCCCGTCACAAGGTCCTCACCGGCCTCGGCGCCGTCGTCGTCATCGGTGCCGTGGCCTCCGCCCTCGGCGGTGGTCACGGCACATCCTCCACCGCCGGCCCCCACGCCGACGGCACCACGGTCGCCAGCGCCCCCGCCACCCCCTCCGATCCCGCCCAGGCCGACACCGCCCAGGACAGCGAGGAGACGACTGAGGAGGCAGGCTCCGAGGTCACCTTCCCGGGCATGAAGTCCGGCGACGTCGTCGCGAGCGGCGGGGAGACGGTGACGAGCGACGACGTGCAGATCACGACGACGGCGCTCACCGCGGGTGACGCGACGCTGGGCCCGACGGCGTGCACAAGCGTCACGATCGTCAACAACAGCAAGAACCCGCTCGACGTCAACGCCTTCGACTTCACGCTCCAGACGCCGACCGGTGCGATCATCAACCCCACCTTCTCCGGTACCGACAACTTCCTGCAGTCCTCGACGCTCATCGCGGGCGGCACCGTCACCGGCGATGTCTGCTTCGACCAGGACCTGACGGGCGGCGGCCAGTACGTCGTCCTCTACAAGCCGACGCTGTCCTTCTTCAAGGACCGCGTCGCCTGGGTCAACACTCTCTGA
- a CDS encoding MFS transporter has protein sequence MRLTDDLTDLATVRAFRTLLGVRLVAQTGDGMVQAGLATLFFFQPQNMTTATGVASALVVMLLPFSLVGPFTGPFIDRWRRRQTLLWGNLLRAGLIALTALVLHHVGVGAAVYVLVLLALGVNRFLLSVLSAGLPQVIDHRRLLVANSLVPTLGGAATATGALIGLALRLLLPAGTVQDTASLVSAVVLYVLAAAVVTRLGRDELGPVRPTVEGTARALAATVGELTDAVRYLRRRGTPALALTTMALHRFVYGMQLITMILTARNLMAAPEDADRGLALFGVFMGAMIAGHGLSIVLTPLAHERLAPSTWIVMCLLGGSLGQLALVVSHAQPVMTVGIFVFGVGVQGAKIAVDTIVQSDTADAYRGRAFSIYDVLFNTAECIAAGVAVLVLPDVGWSRPVQVLLVVFVWCVATWYLRGVRRLGDRPREVADDGAGERAAVDLPPA, from the coding sequence ATGCGCCTGACCGACGACCTCACGGACCTCGCCACCGTCCGGGCCTTCCGCACGCTGCTGGGTGTGCGTCTGGTCGCCCAGACCGGTGACGGTATGGTCCAGGCCGGTCTGGCCACCCTGTTCTTCTTCCAGCCCCAGAACATGACGACGGCGACCGGGGTCGCCTCCGCCCTCGTCGTCATGCTCCTGCCCTTCAGCCTTGTTGGCCCCTTCACCGGCCCCTTCATCGACCGGTGGCGCCGCCGCCAGACCCTGCTGTGGGGCAACCTGCTGCGCGCCGGACTCATCGCACTCACCGCGCTTGTCCTCCACCACGTCGGTGTCGGGGCGGCCGTCTATGTGCTCGTCCTGCTGGCCCTGGGCGTCAACCGCTTCTTGCTGTCCGTGCTCTCCGCCGGACTGCCGCAGGTCATCGACCACCGGCGCCTGCTCGTCGCCAACTCCCTCGTGCCCACCCTGGGTGGTGCGGCGACGGCGACCGGTGCGCTCATCGGCCTTGCCCTGCGCCTGCTGCTTCCGGCCGGGACCGTCCAGGACACCGCGAGCCTGGTGAGCGCCGTCGTCCTTTACGTGCTCGCGGCCGCAGTTGTCACCCGCCTGGGCCGCGACGAGCTCGGGCCCGTCCGCCCCACGGTCGAGGGCACGGCCCGGGCGCTGGCCGCCACCGTCGGCGAGCTCACCGACGCCGTGCGCTACCTGCGCCGACGCGGCACCCCCGCTCTGGCCCTGACCACCATGGCGCTGCACCGCTTCGTCTACGGCATGCAGCTCATCACCATGATTCTCACCGCCCGCAACCTTATGGCCGCCCCCGAGGACGCGGACCGGGGCCTGGCCCTCTTCGGTGTGTTCATGGGCGCCATGATTGCCGGGCACGGCCTGTCCATTGTGCTCACCCCCCTGGCACACGAGAGGCTCGCCCCCTCCACCTGGATCGTCATGTGCCTGCTGGGCGGGAGCCTGGGCCAGCTCGCGCTTGTCGTCTCCCACGCCCAGCCGGTGATGACGGTGGGGATCTTCGTCTTCGGTGTCGGCGTCCAGGGCGCGAAGATCGCCGTCGACACCATCGTCCAGTCGGACACCGCCGACGCCTACCGCGGGCGTGCCTTCTCCATCTACGACGTCCTGTTCAACACCGCCGAGTGCATCGCGGCGGGCGTGGCCGTGCTGGTGCTGCCCGACGTCGGCTGGTCGCGCCCCGTCCAGGTGCTCCTCGTGGTCTTTGTCTGGTGCGTGGCCACCTGGTACCTGCGCGGCGTGCGCCGACTGGGCGACCGGCCGCGCGAGGTGGCAGACGACGGGGCGGGCGAGCGCGCGGCGGTGGACCTGCCGCCAGCCTGA
- a CDS encoding TetR/AcrR family transcriptional regulator → MSPTTAKRVRLTAEARREQIVEAATELVARKGFNGLALQEVADAVGITQAGLLHYIGTKDGLLTLLLSERYDRQGTPQDFIDSGDPAATHPDGMSLPAYLRYLVAYNEARPALMGLYMTLGAECANDPDHPAYERFIDRPDAVWDYYSQFTWRLPPEVEADGGWASMRPLVELAIQAMDGAQTRFFRRPAVSLAALWAVWEAVLFPSPVWDGYR, encoded by the coding sequence ATGAGCCCCACGACCGCCAAGCGCGTCCGTCTCACCGCTGAGGCGCGGCGCGAGCAGATCGTTGAGGCCGCCACCGAGCTCGTCGCCCGCAAGGGTTTCAACGGCCTGGCCCTGCAGGAGGTGGCCGACGCCGTCGGCATCACCCAGGCGGGGCTGCTGCACTACATCGGCACGAAGGACGGGCTGCTCACCCTCCTGCTGTCGGAGCGCTACGACCGCCAGGGCACCCCGCAGGACTTCATCGACTCCGGTGACCCCGCGGCCACGCACCCCGATGGCATGAGCCTGCCCGCCTACTTGCGCTACCTCGTGGCCTACAACGAGGCCCGGCCCGCGCTCATGGGCCTGTACATGACGCTCGGCGCCGAGTGCGCCAACGACCCCGACCACCCGGCCTATGAGCGTTTCATCGACCGTCCCGACGCCGTGTGGGACTACTACTCGCAGTTCACGTGGCGCCTGCCCCCCGAGGTTGAGGCCGACGGCGGCTGGGCGAGCATGCGGCCACTGGTGGAGCTCGCGATCCAGGCGATGGACGGCGCACAGACGCGTTTCTTCCGCCGTCCCGCCGTGTCCTTGGCGGCCTTGTGGGCGGTGTGGGAGGCGGTCCTCTTCCCCTCGCCCGTCTGGGACGGCTACCGCTGA